The nucleotide sequence AAGTCCTGGTCAAAGGCCAGTTCTGACTCATCACCAAGAGGCACAATACCATCTTCATCCGCAGGGAAAGTAGCATAGGCTGAGGCATCAAATCCTTTGTTGCCACTGTTGGCGTAGACCAGACCGGGCTGATCCAGAGAGTAGCGTCCCATCAGGCAGCCAAGCACATAGGACAGAAGCTCTTTGACTGAGTCTGTCTTGAACAACGCTTCACGCTCTTCACTGGTGAGAGTTTTGTTCTTTTTGTCCGGGTAGCGGTAGGCCGGGTTTTGGGTCAGGGTAATCTGGTGTTCAGGAACATCTGCTTCCAGTTCATTCTGTAAGCCATAGGCATCGATAAAGAGGCGGTTGTTTTCCTCTTCTAACCTTATCATTTCAGCAATCTGTTGCTGACCATGATTTCGCCAGTTGTTGTATGAGGTTTCTGTATTTTGATCTTTGAGATTACCAAAAATCCAAGGAAGCTTTTTAAAATCCCATGAGGTTTCATAGGAATCCCAATCATCTTTAGTGTATTCAGTAAGCTGAATGCTTTTCGTTTTTTCAGGAAACTTTAATACTGGAATCTGTTTGATGTTACCAACTTCAAAGCTCAGATTGGGACTAGTAAATGAAAGTAAACTTGCAGCTACTTTACTATTTAGAAAGGCAAGTGCATCTTGAAGATCAAGCTCATCAGATGAAAAAATCCCAGGCCCTTTATGGCCAAAAATCTGCCCTTTAGGTTGATATCTGAACGAAGGTATTCCTCCTGAAATCAATGACCATGCAATCATTTCTTTAAAATAAAAGGCCATATTCTTTATTGTTCGTGTCGCACTCCCATATAAGGAAGAGGCGTAGTGAATTACGTCAGCACCATCACTTTCCCAGTTTATCAACAAACTGTTATTACCATACCAACGTCTCATGCTTCCTCCTTTAACAAAAGGAAACCATTTGGCATTTTTCTTCTTTTCTTCTTTCTCTGCTGTACATGCTCTCTGGTTATCAACTTCAAACCAGTGACGTAGAAATCGCTCGTCATCACTTGTAGCAAGACCCTGCCGTGGTGCTGACTGTTCACCCAGAAGGTCACCAGTCATAAATACTTTTAAAAAGTTTTTGCTTGCCCAATACGCTACAGGACTTCCTGAAATATTTTGGAAGTCATCTTGTTTAAGATGGTCGAATTGATATTTTCGCTCTAATAACGCCTGCCTCTTTTCCTGAGCATCACCTTCAATCAAGCGGAAAAATACTGGTGTAAATTGGTCAAAATGCTGTTTACCAAGAACCCAGGCTGTAGTTTGCACTACCTCTCCTGAAATTGTTTCAAAAGCACGCGCACCAAAGTGAGCCATTGTAATAATGGTTCTTTGAGTCAGCAGTTCTTCTCGCATTTTTTCAAAGCTGGATAGGAACATCCAAGACTGCATATTGACCTGAGCGTTATAACCTTCTTTTTTTATCAGAGAAAAACCATGTTCCATAAACATGGCAAACAGGTCTGACTTACTATTTGAAAACTTTCTTGAAGCGAAATTTTTCAACTCGGGATTGAGCTTATTCATATAAGGCGGATTAGCAATCACCGCATCATACTTCTGCCCCAATACCCGAGCCTGAGCCACTAACAGCTTCAGTGCCTCCAACTCCGGCTTTTCGAACAGCTCCGCTGACAGCAGACATTCATCAATCTGCTGCTCCATGGCTTCCAGCTTCTCAGTCAGCTCACCGGGCACAGTCAACAGAGAACCGTAGGTTTTGCCGTTATGGAACGTATCCAGCAATTCATCCAGCCCATCTATGGCGAAACGCTGAAGATGAGAAGGATGAACCGCATTACTTTCGCCTACTGCATGAAGGTTCAGTTTCACCGGCTCATCACTGCTCCGCAGCCGGAATATACGACGATTGTCTTTTCTAGCTTTCATCATCAGGGCAAAGCCCGCCAGCTGCACGGCACGCTCATCGATATCGAGACCAAAGAGGTTTTTTTCCAGTATCAGACGAGGGATTTCGCGGTCATTGTAATGGCATTTCTGATAGATCGCTTTCAGCAGCTCATAGGCTTCCACCAGAATATGACCTGAACCACAGGCAGGGTCGAGCACCCGAATGGTTTCAGGGTCGATTTCTTCAGGCGTCATGGCAGCCAGCTGTTGCTGAACAGCTTCGCTCTGTTCTGCCGGTTCAATATAGAACGGCATTTCGTCTTTCAGGTCTGATTCCGGATTGCTCATCAGCCATTGACGACCAATGGAGTTCTGTACCAGATATTTTACAATCCAGTTCGGCGTGAACAGCTGGGTGACCGCAGGAATTTCATCTTTCTTATAGGCTTTTTTCGCCTTCATCAGCTGGGCTTTGCGATCAGAAATATAGAACTGATAGAGCCAGCCAATGGCTTCCACTTCTTCCAGGCTGGATTCCGGCACTTCGGTGACCAGCTTGCGAATCAGGGAGTCGCTGTGCAGCAGGTTATCCGGCAGCAGCAGTTCGGTGTCGTCGTCCAGCTTTTCAAACAGGAAAGGCATCACCTTGTTCAATTCCTGACACTGCGCTTTCAGAATCAGGGCGTACAGGGCCTCACTGTCGTTATTGTCCTGAAGTTCCAGCGCCTTGCGGAAATCAAGAAACTCCAGTTCATCTTCCAGCTCCGTGACGTGTTGCAGAATCTCTGGCTCATCATCTACTGTATCACTGTGCAGAACATGGTAGCCATGTTCCAGGTAGCCATGAATTTCCATATAACGAATAGCCACCAGCCGGTTAAACCAGGTATAAGCCACCTGCTCCATAACCTGCTGAAAGCCATCCCGCCGGATACGGTCTATCAGTGCACGACGCTGCCCTACAATCTGCCGGGGAAAGCTGACACCGTTGATGATAACCACATCACCGGTTTCCTGAGTATCAGCGATCTTTTTCTCTGTCAGGCCAAACTTTTCCGCTTTTTCGCTAACAGCTTTAATAAAATCGATCCGCGCCTGTGGCGCGTATCGTTCAAGGTGTCTTAATTCCATGAGTGTACTACTCCCGATCAATTAACGAATACGGATGCGCTTGCCATTGGTCAGCGCGGTTTCCAGTTCAGTACGTAGCGTCTTCAGAAAATCATCCACGGCGGCCTGGTCTTCCAGAAACTGTCCGGGTTTTAACAGCTGGCTGACGGTCACTTCCTGACTTGGTTTGAGTCGCACAACGGGTTTTGGTTTCGCTGGTACAGGTTTGGGCGCAGGCTTCCCTTCTTGCTCCGCTTTGCGTCTGGCTTCTTCCTCAGCCCGCTTTTGTGCCTCTTCTTCAGTCTTGCGCTGTTTTTCCTGTTCCTGCTCAAGCTTGTCCAGAGACTCCTGAAACAGATCATCAGCACCTTTCGTGGAAGCGTATTGCATATGGGCAACAGAAGTCTGCTGCTCAATAGTTCGCCTTTGTTGCTGCAAACCGTAGAGGCACTTGTTACGCAATATGGCATCGGCATCAGCCGTATCCAGCTGCTGCTCCATGGCGGCGATCAGCGTGTCCACTTTGTCCAGTGCGGTATTACGTTCACGCTCAACCAGTGTCAGGTTAAATTCATCAACGGTAGTGATAAGCGCAGGAACTGTCTTTAATCGCTTGAAGGGTTTGTCATCTTCACGAATTTCCTTCAGTGCCTGCAACGCTTTGGCTGCAGAGTCATCATTCAGAATATGCTCTTTGTTTGGCTCTACTTTCTTCAGAAGGGCTTTCAGACTATCCCAGCCTGTTTTCTGGGATTTATAGAAGTTGTGCAGGTCGTGGATATGATCTGAAGTATCGAGCAACTCACTTTCATTATCGTTGAAAACTTCAAAGAAACGAATGGTTTCCTTGATATCCAGCAGAGGTTCAACCACCACCAGACTGCCGTCAATGATCTGTCCGCCGGGGTTACCCTCATTTGCCAGCAGCCTCCAGGATTTCAACTGGCTTTTCCAACCGGTCAGTAATCGTCTGATATCATCAAACAGTTCCTTCTCGGACGCTTTCAGCTTCTCTTCAAAGAGATCCATGGCCAGCTTGCGGGCGTTCTTCAGAACTTTTTCATCAACCCGTTTGCATTTTCTGACTTCGAGGTACTGCCACTGACTGGTTTTTACCAGCAGATTTTCCAGCTGCTCATGGGTTGCAGGCTCTGTGCCTTTAAGGATTTCGATTTCACCCACATGAACCAGTCGGGCAAACAGCAGTGCTGTTTCCATTTCTGGCCAGCCATAAGGCAGCCCGGCAAAGTTTTCGATTTCCTGCTTGAGAACGGTTCTTTCTTTTCGGATTTCACGATTTTTCAGGCGGTTACGAATTTCCTGCAATGCTTTTTCGTTGGCTTCGCCCGTGGCTCCCAAGGCCAGCTGATCCGCTCCGGTTGGATCACGGCGCAGAGTGTCGCGGATTTCTTTTGCGGTATCGTTGTTGGGGCTGAGCGTATCCAGATAGCTCAGTTTGTTAAAGCGATTCTGGATAAAGTAGGTGAAAGCTTCTTCCAGTATCTCTTTTGGACGGCTCTGCTTTAAGCTGAGTTCTTTTTCAGCTGCATAGCAGGTAGCCTGTGACATCATTTCTTCGAGGCTTTCCCGAAGCACTTTTTCCTGCTCTGCCAGATCAGCCTGCAGGCGATCACGCACCATTTTTGTCGAAGGTTTGGAATTGGAGTGATCTCGCCCAAGGTAGCTGCGGGTTTGCAGGCTCTTCATCATGTCGTCAAATAGCCGTTCATTGTTCGGCAGTCTGAGCAATACGGCTTCCATGCTGTGAACCCTGCAGCGTCCGGCATCACTCCATAACCCATAATCTTCAAACAGGGGTGACACCACCTGAATGGTCAGAGGTCGATCTTTAGCTGAACCTTCGTAATGACCATCACAAATGCGGTTGTATTCAAAAATCTTGCCGTTGGCTTTGTACATGTAGCGATTGTTGTCGCTCAGTATTTCACTGAACAACAGGCTGGCAAGACGTTTATTGATTTCACCATCATCCAGCTTGATCCCCTTGATCTCGTTAGCAATGTCACGCTCTTCATTGGTCAGGAAGAAGTATTCATTACCAGTACGGCTGATCAGGGTTTCTTTTTCCAGTCGTTGCAGGGACTGCTCAATCTTGCGGCGAAGCACAACCAGGTCAGCATCAATCTCATCAATAGAAAGAGATATCAGATTATTGATGGTTCCCGGTATTTCATCTACGTAACGAATCAGGAACAGGGTACGCAGCAACTGGGTATCGAAAGGGTCTTCTTTCAGAACATCATCAGCACTACTAACAGTCGTTGTTACAATAGTGTTCAGTGTATTTTCAATGGCAGAGTAAAAACGCCATAGAGGCATCAAGACACCAACAGATTCGTCCTTAACAGACTGGGCTGCACGCTGGAAGGCACCAATCAGTGAACGCTCTCCACGACTGGTTTGCCCACCCGTCATTTTGACATCACGCAGCCGTTCGAAAATCTTTTGCACCAGTCCGTACTGGTAGGGCACGAAAGGATAATGGGCTGTGAATTCTATTTCACCCTGGTAATTTTTCAGGGTCATTTTCGCATCAGTAAAGCTGAGTTGATGACGAAGAATATCGCCCTTGTCGTTGAATATTTGTTTCAGCTCATTCTCAGGTTCTGCTTCTTTTTCCAAAAGGCGATGTTGAATAACTTCGTCGGTACGGGTGCTGCCAAGAGACATTCTGGTGGCAAATCGCCCCTGGATTTTAGAGAAGTCTTTGTCTTCTTTATCTTTAAGGGCTCCGATTACTGCACTCATATCTTCCTGGGCAGTCACCATCACCCATGCGCGACCGCCACAGTATGTACCCAGATTCTCAACCACAGTTTGCAGGTTCAGCATTAAATCCGAATCACTGCCTACAAACTGGCTGATTTCATCCACGAGAAAATAGATACGCTCATCAGGGCCTTTGCTATCCAGGTAGTCCCGAACATCCTCGGCAAATTTTTCAGGCGTCATGGCAAAGGAGTTATCACGGTTATTCAACCAGTGCTCCATAATGTCTTTGTCCTGTTCCAGAACATTGGCCAGAGCCTGTGAAGCCTGCTTGCTTTTAAACCGGTATCCTTTTCGCTTATCCTTCCAGCTCTCACCACCAGTAATACGGGCAAATTCGTCCTGAAATGCCTGGTACAGCCCCTGCTGTTCCAGTTGGCGCTCTATGGCGGCGATATGAGGAAAGTCCCCACTGTAACCACACACCTTATCGTTAAAAACATTAACAAACACTTTGAGCAATGCATCCTTACCCTTCTTGGCATCGGATTTACTGTCAATGTTAAA is from Endozoicomonas gorgoniicola and encodes:
- the pglX gene encoding BREX-1 system adenine-specific DNA-methyltransferase PglX — its product is MELRHLERYAPQARIDFIKAVSEKAEKFGLTEKKIADTQETGDVVIINGVSFPRQIVGQRRALIDRIRRDGFQQVMEQVAYTWFNRLVAIRYMEIHGYLEHGYHVLHSDTVDDEPEILQHVTELEDELEFLDFRKALELQDNNDSEALYALILKAQCQELNKVMPFLFEKLDDDTELLLPDNLLHSDSLIRKLVTEVPESSLEEVEAIGWLYQFYISDRKAQLMKAKKAYKKDEIPAVTQLFTPNWIVKYLVQNSIGRQWLMSNPESDLKDEMPFYIEPAEQSEAVQQQLAAMTPEEIDPETIRVLDPACGSGHILVEAYELLKAIYQKCHYNDREIPRLILEKNLFGLDIDERAVQLAGFALMMKARKDNRRIFRLRSSDEPVKLNLHAVGESNAVHPSHLQRFAIDGLDELLDTFHNGKTYGSLLTVPGELTEKLEAMEQQIDECLLSAELFEKPELEALKLLVAQARVLGQKYDAVIANPPYMNKLNPELKNFASRKFSNSKSDLFAMFMEHGFSLIKKEGYNAQVNMQSWMFLSSFEKMREELLTQRTIITMAHFGARAFETISGEVVQTTAWVLGKQHFDQFTPVFFRLIEGDAQEKRQALLERKYQFDHLKQDDFQNISGSPVAYWASKNFLKVFMTGDLLGEQSAPRQGLATSDDERFLRHWFEVDNQRACTAEKEEKKKNAKWFPFVKGGSMRRWYGNNSLLINWESDGADVIHYASSLYGSATRTIKNMAFYFKEMIAWSLISGGIPSFRYQPKGQIFGHKGPGIFSSDELDLQDALAFLNSKVAASLLSFTSPNLSFEVGNIKQIPVLKFPEKTKSIQLTEYTKDDWDSYETSWDFKKLPWIFGNLKDQNTETSYNNWRNHGQQQIAEMIRLEEENNRLFIDAYGLQNELEADVPEHQITLTQNPAYRYPDKKNKTLTSEEREALFKTDSVKELLSYVLGCLMGRYSLDQPGLVYANSGNKGFDASAYATFPADEDGIVPLGDESELAFDQDFSLKLREFLVAVWGEETLSENLSFIADALGRKANETAMDSIRRYMAKDFFKDHLQTYRNRPIYWLFSSGKKKAFEGLVYLHRYNESTLSRMRMEYVVPMQGRLRDQIDQLDRELASADNAARKSQINRKLKLWREKQVELKTFDENLRHYADQKIELDLDQGVKVNYGSFPGLLAEEKKITGKKS
- the brxC gene encoding BREX system P-loop protein BrxC; its protein translation is MVIKKLFKEDIERKINDVVKADKTEDATVWQELHEYVVTTEIVKELDRFFQNFIPSLDNPKLAENENGVWITGFFGSGKSHLLKIISYLLGNAEITHEGQTKRPWEFFETKPRCLDNPFLVMDNIKRMGQASGNVVLFNIDSKSDAKKGKDALLKVFVNVFNDKVCGYSGDFPHIAAIERQLEQQGLYQAFQDEFARITGGESWKDKRKGYRFKSKQASQALANVLEQDKDIMEHWLNNRDNSFAMTPEKFAEDVRDYLDSKGPDERIYFLVDEISQFVGSDSDLMLNLQTVVENLGTYCGGRAWVMVTAQEDMSAVIGALKDKEDKDFSKIQGRFATRMSLGSTRTDEVIQHRLLEKEAEPENELKQIFNDKGDILRHQLSFTDAKMTLKNYQGEIEFTAHYPFVPYQYGLVQKIFERLRDVKMTGGQTSRGERSLIGAFQRAAQSVKDESVGVLMPLWRFYSAIENTLNTIVTTTVSSADDVLKEDPFDTQLLRTLFLIRYVDEIPGTINNLISLSIDEIDADLVVLRRKIEQSLQRLEKETLISRTGNEYFFLTNEERDIANEIKGIKLDDGEINKRLASLLFSEILSDNNRYMYKANGKIFEYNRICDGHYEGSAKDRPLTIQVVSPLFEDYGLWSDAGRCRVHSMEAVLLRLPNNERLFDDMMKSLQTRSYLGRDHSNSKPSTKMVRDRLQADLAEQEKVLRESLEEMMSQATCYAAEKELSLKQSRPKEILEEAFTYFIQNRFNKLSYLDTLSPNNDTAKEIRDTLRRDPTGADQLALGATGEANEKALQEIRNRLKNREIRKERTVLKQEIENFAGLPYGWPEMETALLFARLVHVGEIEILKGTEPATHEQLENLLVKTSQWQYLEVRKCKRVDEKVLKNARKLAMDLFEEKLKASEKELFDDIRRLLTGWKSQLKSWRLLANEGNPGGQIIDGSLVVVEPLLDIKETIRFFEVFNDNESELLDTSDHIHDLHNFYKSQKTGWDSLKALLKKVEPNKEHILNDDSAAKALQALKEIREDDKPFKRLKTVPALITTVDEFNLTLVERERNTALDKVDTLIAAMEQQLDTADADAILRNKCLYGLQQQRRTIEQQTSVAHMQYASTKGADDLFQESLDKLEQEQEKQRKTEEEAQKRAEEEARRKAEQEGKPAPKPVPAKPKPVVRLKPSQEVTVSQLLKPGQFLEDQAAVDDFLKTLRTELETALTNGKRIRIR